From a region of the Arachis ipaensis cultivar K30076 chromosome B09, Araip1.1, whole genome shotgun sequence genome:
- the LOC110266945 gene encoding uncharacterized protein LOC110266945: protein MKLNKIQCTLKKEVINQFRKILKEGELYSISRFTIVPNIGAAKVVKHRYKLLFRFDTEVIPISDDEFPEASYSLETVESVVQMGQDSVYLIDVMGFLISVRDYTDVELDDGKKFKLVLIQLYSNGI, encoded by the exons ATGAAGTTGAACAAGATACAGTGTACTTTGAAGAAGGAGGTCATTAATCAATTCCGAAAAATTCTCAAAGAAGGAGAGCTGTATTCTATATCTCGATTCACGATAGTTCCAAATATTGGTGCAGCAAAAGTTGTAAAGCATCGATATAAGTTGCTTTTTCGGTTTGACACGGAGGTTATTCCAATTTCTGATGATGAGTTTCCAGAGGCTTCATATTCATTAGAGACTGTTGAAAGTGTTGTTCAGATGGGACAAGATTCAGTCTACTTGATCG ATGTCATGGGTTTCCTGATAAGTGTTCGTGACTATACTGATGTTGAACTTGACGATGGAAAAAAGTTTAAATTAGTTCTCATCCAATTGTATTCAAATGG TATCTGA
- the LOC107616470 gene encoding uncharacterized protein LOC107616470: protein MLNTSYCSSYLTCNLFGDFLTKMRLALMNAVSQPPIILLQSVKVKIYEGKVVVQNVIDCTKIMINPDIPEAVCFITRLDPSESYFIDSITLGNGFIVADVDDDFVNLSMNRSIKELRENDADGFFNIVAKIKSICNNFDWWYYSCVCGYPLELFRNHFSCSECGRKIKNAVKKYKVLVDVEDATGSARFVLYDRPATLLFRKKLIEVLRDFDTEHSVVYATPYPPFFDDVIGKEVVFKVDRKKVENRPDVGTFKVVNCSDDHVIVNKFKTDPVSSRLLPPTVFSPIYEDVIQNPQPHDEISSLGSRISVTSDNMESIEVDMEALGAAYNLTKPDPCVLLAGTITSISNDKNWWYSVCLCGEKIDADQSKLFCHLCLTHCSDGVLRYKVKVYVNHAGGCNALILHDGDVQHLMGRKCSEVLRDDNSFILNEEFHLDASDFLYKLIGKKLVFMVDPQPVESDTICHAYNVFKVSTHEFMLKLIERVENRALNTCAIVSASNVASIEDTVAHISGSVLPDHKSVRVVNEIVCNKRLASPYRDVPRSTKQKLEDAFSRSIDETWNDNEETSSSMNI, encoded by the exons ATGTTGAACACGTCGTATTGTAGCTCTTATCTCACCTGTAATTTATTTGGAGATTTTTTAACAAAGATGCGGTTGGCTCTTATGAATGCTGTCTCGCAACCGCCAATCATTTTACTCCAGTCTGTCAAGGTCAAGATTTATGAAG GGAAGGTTGTAGTTCAGAATGTAATAGATTGTACCAAAATCATGATCAATCCTGATATTCCAGAGGCTGTATGTTTTATTACTAG ATTGGATCCTTCGGAGTCATATTTCATTGACTCTATCACCCTTGGTAATGGATTTATTGTTGCTGATGTCGATGATGATTTTGTCAATCTCTCTATGAATAGGAGTATTAAGGAATTAAGAGAAAATGATGCG GATGGTTTCTTCAATATTGTTGCTAAGATTAAAAGTATATGCAACAATTTTGATTGGTGGTACTACTCATGTGTCTGTGGTTATCCTTTGGAGCTTTTTAGAAATCATTTCAGTTGTTCCGAATGTGGAAGGAAAATAAAGAATGCTGTGAAGAA GTACAAGGTTTTAGTAGATGTTGAGGATGCTACTGGAAGTGCTAGATTTGTTTTGTATGACCGTCCTGCAACGCTCTTATTCAGGAAAAAGCTCATTGAGGTTCTTCGGGATTTTGATACTGAGCACTCG GTTGTGTATGCAACCCCTTATCCACCATTCTTTGATGATGTAATTGGAAAGGAAGTTGTGTTTAAAGTAGACCGAAAAAAAGTTGAAAATAGACCAGATGTTGGGACATTTAAAGTAGTCAACTGTTCTGATGATCATGTGATTGTTAACAAATTTAAGACAGATCCTGTTTCCAGT AGACTTCTCCCACCAACTGTATTTTCACCGATTTATGAGGATGTCATTCAAAATCCGCAGCCTCATGATGAAATATCATCTCTTGGTAGTAGAATCTCAGTTACTTCTGACAATATGGAATCTATTGAAGTTGATATGGAGGCTTTGGGTGCTGCATATAACCTTACAAAGCCG GATCCTTGTGTTCTGTTGGCTGGTACAATTACATCTATCTCTAATGATAAGAATTGGTGGTACTCAGTTTGTTTGTGTGGTGAAAAAATAGATGCCGACCAATCTAAGCTCTTTTGTCACCTTTGCTTGACACATTGTTCTGATGGAGTTTTGAG ATACAAAGTAAAAGTTTATGTTAATCACGCTGGTGGTTGCAATGCATTAATTCTCCATGATGGAGATGTGCAGCACTTAATGGGGCGAAAATGTTCTGAGGTTTTAAGAGATGATAACTCCTTTATCTTG AATGAAGAATTTCACTTGGATGCATCTGATTTTTTGTACAAATTGATAGGAAAAAAATTGGTATTCATGGTTGATCCTCAACCCGTTGAGAGTGACACAATATGCCATGCGTATAATGTTTTTAAAGTTTCTACACATGAGTTTATGTTAAAGCTGATTGAACGTGTTGAGAATCGTGCTTTGAATACg TGTGCTATTGTTTCGGCCtcaaatgtggcttctattgAAGACACTGTTGCACATATTTCTGGTTCAGTATTACCTGAT CACAAATCTGTTCGTGTGGTAAATGAAATTGTTTGCAACAAGAGATTGGCATCCCCATACCGTGATGTACCAAGATCTACAAAGCAAAAACTTGAAGATGCCTTTTCTAGGAGTATAGATGAAACTTGGAATGATAATGAGGAGACATCATCATCTATGAATATTTAA